Part of the Pseudorasbora parva isolate DD20220531a chromosome 13, ASM2467924v1, whole genome shotgun sequence genome is shown below.
GTCTTGTTCTGTTGATTTGTGTGAATATCCATGTCATCAAACACAGCAGTAAAATAGTTAGTATGTAATCTTTCTTTCACATCTAAACTTGTGAAGTTTTTAATTTTGAGGTTATTGTAGCTTCTTATTATAGAGGTTTTACTCTGCTAAAGAAGGACATGCTGCTAAAGCAAAGGTAAAGGGTGCTAGACATATAGAGCAGATTTACCTCATTACTCATGGTAAAATCTctgtaaaaaccttgatttactttttattttaaatgtttaatgaacggttttatttattaatgataAAACCTGTTATTTAGTCTAGTAATGTCCACCTAGTTTTACTAAATTCTgtcaaaaaaaattacactatATTGATGACTCATCCAGCACTATAGTTTTTTGTCCAATCAGATGCCctctaaaattaaaatgtctcCTGGAGAACTGGGGGCATGAagaagaaataataataataataataatatacaaataataataataatatataaataataataattagtatttcaatattattgtattaaatcataaaattaaatagacatacttttattgtattgtaaaataaaatatatgtattatataaaaatatttaccaGTACAAATGAAATAACAacactaatatttatatttatcgtAATTTATTTGCTTTCAAATTTTAAATCATAGGGCTTTttgttattataatatattattgttatattatcTTCACAGAAAGTGGTAAGCTTTTATCCCTGAAGCAGAAAATCATGATTGTTTTTATGATATAAACAAAGTGACAGTCTCTTCCTGTTTCATGAGGAAACGCATTAATACAGGAAAGAGAGGTGCACGGGATCTTTGGGATCTTTAACTGTCACTGCTCCTGCTATCTTGGTTGTTTTATATGACATCACAGCGGTCATGTGGGAGCGGTCAGGGCTTCCATAAAATGCTGAAATTGTAATTATGAGTTTGGAAACTTTCTAAACCTCTCTTCCCATCCAACTTTTTTCCTCTTTCCTTTCCTTTATGTCTGTGGATCAGTGTGGAAGGCAGATTTGTGGCGGTGACATAGCGGTGTTTGCGTCACGGGCGGGGCACGGCTCCTGCTGGCATCCTCAGTGCTTCCAGTGCGCTTCCTGTAACGAGCTGCTGGTAGATCTCATTTACTTCTACCAGGAAGGACACATCTACTGCGGCCGGCACCACGCTGAACGCATCAAACCCCGCTGCCAGGCCTGCGACGAGGTGAGCGCTGGACTTCAGCTCTCGTCCCTCTGTTGTTCACACAGTTCCTGTTTTTATTTGGTGACACTGATTTTGTTGTGTAGCGTTTATCACACAAACCTTGGTGCTCATGCACTGGTTCAATCCTGGCCTACAACAATcccattttaattatttttattaaattaactaAAATAGCATTTGATCCCAGCCCTGCATCACTTACTGACTGGAGGTGGAGCCACATAACCTTCCACAATATCTTCCTCAGATCATCTTTGCGGACGAGTGTACGGAGGCTGAGGGACGGCACTGGCACATGAAGCATTTCTGCTGTTTTGAGTGTGAGACGGCACTGGGGGGTCAACGATACATCATGAGAGAGAGTCGGccctactgctgctgctgctacgAGTCCCTGTACGCCGAATACTGCGACACCTGCGGAGAACACATTGGTGAGGACATACAAACTACACAACTATTAGTAGTGCACGGGTTGATCCAAAATGAGCGGGTGCCTGCGGTCACCCGCGGTTACgagtcatccaaaaatattttaatgatattcGGGTCGTTTGAAATAGAGATGCCAATTAAACCTTTGTAATTTATATAGTATTAGACACAGTTTACTATGAAATATATTGGCAAGGAGGATCCTCTGCGTTTCAGCATGAGTGCAGCCAGTGAGCGCACATTCAGCTCCGCAGGTCGTGTCATAGAGGCGAGAAGAAACCAGCTCAACCCAGGGACGGCTGATTCAATATTATTTCTACACAGCCCGAGCAAagctaaaaataagtaggctaatCTTCTGTTTTAGGGCACCAACAGCTCTTTTTGCCCCTTTCTTGACGCGGGACAAAATGCCCGATCGGCGATTTTCCAACACGTTGAAGTGAACAATGCCATTGTACCATTGTgtaataggctacttttaaacGCATATAGCTCAGTAATGTcagttttatgtattttctgaGAGGGAGCGTGATTTTTGTTGGGAAAGTCGGGGGAGAGACGCACACTTTGATTAGACTTGATAAACACATGCAGCATCTTAATTGTTtagaaaatgaaatgaaataaatgaatcatttgaagcTACAATGGCATTTACTACTTTAAAAATGCGGGTCAGGAGGCGGGTGGGGGTTGTTTATACATTGACCCGTGCATCACTGATGACTATGTATtcttactatatatatatatatatatattctatgaCTTAAGACCTGCaatgttgccagaataataatcatacactgtttgtttctcggccagaggagaactggcacccaaGGTTTTTGTTCTCCATTCTGGCCCtaaaggagttttggttccttgccaccgtcacctttggcttttggcttgctccgttggggacacctaaatttcaaatatattacccatctgcccgcattgacactatatgataatttaaatgatctggataacatcactgttttctccagaacaactgtacagccaaatcaaattctgttgcattaccttcctgttaacactgtgaagctgctttgaaacaattggacttgtaaaagcgctatataaataaaggtgacttgatttGATATTCTTGGTTAAATAGAGCTGTGTCAGACACACCAGCGACCCAGGGCGTTTaagtgtcaaaattgtataacTAAAGGTATGCAATCTTCTACAGTAATATCCTGATTGTtgttttaaagtgcccctattatgctattttcaagtttcttaattttgttttggagtgtCCTtaaacaggtttacatgcatcaaagctcaaaaaacacttttgtcaCAATTGTCTCACAAtgtacattgcacatcaccacaaTGTTTAACGATTCTCAAATGACTCGTTTGAGGATTCAGTCGCTCTAAACCCCTCCTTTCCTCGAgccagctctgctctgattgggcAGAAGGCCCAGTCTAATGTGATTGGTCTATTGCTTACAGTGCGTGTTTCGGAAGCTAAATGTCCATTACCCTAATGAACTTCAGCTCTGGAGGATTTCTAAAGCTCAGTAAAGACAGTAAAGATGGCTTCgattttaccatatcaatccGAGAGCAAGTCTGATGGTGAAGCATTGGTAGAACTAGTTATTCAACATGATCCTCCATTACAAGAAAGACTTGAGCAAGATGTTTCTCAGTGATACACTACAGTATGAGGtacattatgggatgctgcagCTGTAATTCCTCAATATCAGAATTAACAGGTGTACGTCCATCAACAAActgatataatatataatatatttctgatttgtATCAATAACGGCACATACGTTAGTTGAGCACTAACAtgaatgactgatgtaacattaaagtttgcaaaacaaatcttgctccatcctttatctttactcaaagAAGTATGAATGACAGACAGTCTGTATTAATAGACacagttttaggtaatagtCGCCCACAGCTGATGAGCAgaagtatttcagtaagagtAATAACGCAAGTTAACCGataacaaagaaaatatttgaaaaggggaaataaagcatctaaagGTGTTTATaaaatactgtgtgtgtgtgtgtgtgtgtgtgtgtgtgtgtgtgtgtgtgtgtgtgtgtgtgtgtgtgtgtgtgtgtgtgtgtgtgtgtgtgtgtgtgtgtaaaataatataaaattattcttttttaatattataaaattatttttttatataattgtggaaaataaatgtatatatatatgtacactcacctaaaggattattaggaacaccatactattactgtgtttaaccccctttcgtcttcagaacttccttaattctacgtggcattgattcaacaaggtgctgaaagcattctttagaaatgttggcccatattgataggatagcatcttgcagttgatggagatttgtgggatgcacatccagggcacgaagctcccgttccaccacatcccaaagatgctctattgggttgagatctggtaactgtggggccattttagtacagtcagctcattgtcatgttcaagaaaacaatttgaaatgatttgagctttgtgacatggtgcattatcctgctggaagtagccatcagaggatgggtacatggtggtcataaagggatggacatggtcagaaaaaatgcttgggttggccgtggcatttaaacaatgcccaattggcactaatggGCCTAAAgtatgccaagaaaacatcccccacaccattacaccaccagcctgcacagcaGTAACAAGGCataatggatccatgttctcattctgtttatgccaaattctgactctacatctgaatatctcaacagaaatcgagactcatcagaccgggcaacatttttccagtcttcaactgtccaattttggtgagctcatgcaaactgtagcctctttttcctatttgtagtggagatgagtggtacccggtggggtcttctgctgttgtagcccatccgcctcaaggttgtgcgtgatgtggcttcacaaatgctttgctgcatacctcggttgtaatgagtggttatttcagtcaaagttgctcttctatcagcttgaatcagtcgtcccattctcctctgacctctagcatcatcaaggcattttcgcccgcaggactgctgcatactggatgtttttcccttttcacaccattctttgtaaaccttagaaatggttgtgcgtgaaaatcccactaactgagcagattgtgaaatactcagatcggcccgtctggcatcaacaatcatgccacgctcaaaattgcttaaatcacctttctttcctattctgacattcagtttggagttcaggagattgtcttgaccaggaccacacccctaaatgcattgaagcaactgccatgtgattggtagattagataattgcataaatgagaaattgaacaggtgttcctaataatcctttaagttagtttatatgtatgtatagtGTATTTTCCCCCCTCTAAATAGCATAATAcaaatgttaaattaattttacaCTACAGCATTTTAGACACAATACTGTATTGGCTGTTTTTGCTCTATTTCACCAATGAAAATTGTTCCAAATAAAGCAACAGGACATTTTTTCATCTCTTTTATTGaatgaattaatcatttgaatgaatcagtgactcactcattaacagCTGACTTGCTAGCGGTTTTGAATTCATATTTAAAGcatcttttacattttttgtttaaataatttcaaaacatCAATACTCAACATGTTATGTTTTAAACATCAAAACTTGTTTATGCATTTGTAACAGCAGGTTAAATGCATTCATGCTGCATTAGACGGAGCTTCAGACGGGCACTGGTAACGGCCATATGGTATCTTGTTATTCCAATTGCATTGGATTAAATATAAGAATTTGACACACAAGTTGATGCAAGCATTTAATTAGGTTAAAAAATAGCTTTATTAAGGTAAGCATGAGAAAACTAAGCTAAGTTATGGCTTTATATGGCGCTGTCGTGTTatacttttaaaataatgaGCTAGTTGcatttataaaacatttcttCGCTTGCCTGCTAGACCTTTGTTAAACACATTTCTGAAGTTATTTTGTGTAATTGACAGCATTGCTAAAGATGTGGTACATACCTTTCAATTATGTCAGTAAAACGCTGAGTAATTACAGAAAAATGCTGTGGTTCCTGATTGAGGCGTTACATGATTGAAGTATTGGATAAAGTGCTGTGATGTTTGATTTACCTCTCTCTTtcgctctgtctgtctgtaggtATAGATCAGGGCCAGATGACATATGAGGGCCAGCACTGGCACGCCTCTGAAGCGTGTTTCAGCTGTGCCTGCTGTCGGCTCCCCCTGCTGGGCAGACCCTTCCTGCCTCGCGGGGGACTCATCTTCTGCTCCCGTTCCTGCTCGCTCGGGGATGACCCAGACAACTCGGACTCCTGCGATTCTGCCCTACAGAGCAAATCAGTGTCACACAAGCCAATTCATAATCCACTGAGTAGTTCCACACCACGGCCACAGGGGGGCACCAATGTCACTGCCGCCACCTCTAAAGTTAGCACAAGGAAGAATACAGTCATAGCCACTTCTACAACAGCAGAGAATGGGGGCCATTTTGCACAGGAGAGCAAAGGTACTGATGTTAttatgtgttattttttttactttgcttttttttacaatgcctcacattttttatttatttcaacacaacTTGGAAATAATCAAAACGTAGCTGTCAAATGACACATTCATATTTTACTACCAAATTATATTTTGAGAGAATTGAGCCTAAGTGTAGTAAtaatcttcttcttctttttttttgcattgtgacTAATGAGtaaccacatttttttatttttaatgttaaaatatttttattttattcccaGTGATGATTGAAAAGTTTTCTCCATGAATTTTCATTCTTTcattaaaaaactattttagtAATTCTCATTATCTGACTGGTGATTTAAACACAATTTAGGCACTTTTCttccaaaattagtttttttttaaatctgaaatCTAAATTCTAAGTATACATTATTTATTATCTTTAATTTatggtaatttaaaaaaataatcctgACAGATGATTAGTGTTTAGCTACTAATATAGGCTACCGTTCAAAAATAAGGGCAAATCAGCATGTTGacttgaaaattcagctttgccatcacaggtgtaaattacatatcaaaatatattaaaatacacagtcttacatttaaaattgtaatcatatttcatacgtttttactgtttttaattAAAGGGTAATAACACACTCAGTTTTTAGAACCTGTAGAGTTGTTGTGTCCTTTACACCtcagaagagtctttagttttatcatatttataacaaGATAGGTACACCGTACACTGTTctgattctttctgaaaacttGTGCAGGTGtccagtgggtggagctaaagagacGTTCatacacacgtttgttttttttgacatatggggacattccataagcgtaatggtttttatactgtattaaCCATATGTCCctgtccctgcccctaaacctacccatcacaggaaacattctgcattctcaaaaaaaaaattcatcctgtatgatttataagcattttgaaaagtagggACATGGCCAATATCCTcttatttcaccctctccttgtaatacctgtgtcatacccatgtcattatacacaatTGTGTGCTCATAAGTCACAAAACatgcctgcacacacacacaaatacatcaTGGTATTGTCTCTGGATAACTTTCTATGCACTATAAATTCGTGTTGttgacattatatgcacttacatggcgattgccaacaaaacacagacattagATACAGTTTCATTCACCGCCTACGGTTTCCACTCTTGACcgagaacaaacaaacacacttgcaaaactctgagaaaaaaagctgcatccactgtttccttaactcTGGGTTATTTGGAAAGCTGACCAAGGTTATCTTTCCCACACAACCAGAAACAAACTTCTTTAATAACATGTTAATTtcgtggtctaaaaacaaaatgccaGAGCTGCCGACTGCTCCCGTAACAGGAACATCGCTCTGGTTGATGGGCATCCGGGAGAAGTGCCAATACAAGGAATTCCACCCTATATGACGTCATATagtagcctggctctgccctcctacgtacttccgctcaattttcattttccttcagtactacgtctggggctgctgtgtagtcttaggttttctccgaacaattttttaccggtccaatcagcgaacagagggagtggctgagaacgatgacgtcgatgtcgagcgctagtttgagatgtagttcagtaatggcggtggagaaagatgcaaactaaaccattcattgcattgtggcaccgctgccgaatatccagaagttaaagccggagcaataacagtctttgctggggtttgttggtggccatgatgttgtggccctccaacagggtaaattcgggaaaagtttgattttccagatcgcttcgttagtgatgaaggagttggctgaagctattcggacggtaactgtttctcgtggggtcggaaggtattgccatcatttacgTTACATGGACTggtcagtgattttattgccgtccgtctctcaccacccgcgGAAAAATCCCAGGCCGTgttgatgtaatagctgtccgaatccacatctctgagttttcaacaatatatcacttcaaaattcacagtttgtaatcatttttgaccactgcagaacaccatatggttgctttgctgttattaggatgcatttatagacttgtatttccttaaaatgctggcaagtatttagaagagcaatatatttcatcaccgctcaaacaaattaaaataaaagcacttaaacatttgaattggtccgttatttatagcagcatttattatcataccaagcatatgacattttatttacagcatacatgatgttacggaccacgtgagcgctGCGTTctctccaccgtggcgtgaatgaatgcacgagttttaggttttatcctatagttttattactgaggtggcacttcatgtgcacttttattttgtcggatttccatgagtgaaacaggcgaagggcgcacgacatacgtcacgaccaaacgttagcgattgattggttatggcagatccagagtggctcagggcagatccaatagttttaaacctcaacagggtgcccgccttcgcggaaataaacccttgtcaatggagagtggccagactctatgtacaaatgaaatatacgagagtctggtaaaaccaggctagtCATATAGGGCCATACTTGAAGGAAGCTTTCCGAAAGCACATGAATGTTTAGCAAGAGAATCCAACTTTTCAATAacgtaaataagtcagaatgcatgaaatagcattaataccctactttaaataaaatcagccttggtgagcataagagacttctttcaaaatgtacaaaacagCATTGCATGTTTACATTTTGTCTTTTGAGTTTGTGGTGAACTATAACTTTTACATTGATGTCCTCAGCACATATTTTTGCCACTGTTTGTAGTTAGAAGCATCTCTAATTATACGTTGGTCATTTTGCAGGTGTTCACACATCATTCCCTCCTATACCGAATGGAGATTCTCCACCatatggacaaactcacacacaacactcacatctttCCTCTAAGCTCTGTCCAGTTACCAATGACAGGGCAGCGTTACATTGCAAGGACCAATCGAGCATCAGCACACACCATGTGAAGCGCCAGTCCGACAGTTCTTACAGCGCTCTGGAGTTTACAGTGGAGCTGAATGGATATGCAGAATTTGGCCCTTTCCCACCAAACTGCACATCTAGGGGGACTTCCACTGCAAAGGACTGTGGGAGCATCGTCGATAGCAGTTGTACAGGTATGCTTGGTTTCAAAGTCAAATAAATTAAAGCAATAAATCATTTGTCATGTCTGAATCTGTATTTCTTACTCTGCTTCCTCATAGGAATTTCCTCTCAACTTGAGTCATCAGATGCATTTGATGAGCTAAATGATTCTGACTCCTTTCCGCCCCCTCCGCCCCCAGTTTTCTGCGATCCGTCTGATTCGCCATCCCCTTCAGATTCCCTGCCTGTTGTCACTGAAGCCGAAGACCTCCCTACAACACCTGTCCGCAGCAGCACCGCCAGGGTCAGCTTCAGAGAACCAATCAGCTGTAGTTATTCAGTGGAAGAGGAAGACTGGGAGGAAGAGGAAGGAGCGGATATGGAGAGGCGAGAGGGAGAGGAcgaggatgaggagcaggaggaagatgaagaagagGCTGAGGGAAGTTTGGGACACAGGTTGCGCTTTTGCACTGAAGTTCCATCTCAAATGGACCTGCTGGGTAAGATCATAATGCTCAATAAAACAATGTGCCATTATTATAggatatttaaagggatatttcaaccaaaaatgtacatcatttactcaccctcatcttgttccaaacctgagtttctttcttctgctg
Proteins encoded:
- the prickle3 gene encoding prickle planar cell polarity protein 3 isoform X2, whose protein sequence is MMMKLVSDFQRHSISDDDSGCASEEYAWVPPGIKPEQVYQYFSCIPEDKVPYVNSPGERYRIKQLLHQLPAHDSEPQYCNSLDDEEKKELRLFSQQRKRENLGRGIVRLFPVTMTGAICQQCGRQICGGDIAVFASRAGHGSCWHPQCFQCASCNELLVDLIYFYQEGHIYCGRHHAERIKPRCQACDEIIFADECTEAEGRHWHMKHFCCFECETALGGQRYIMRESRPYCCCCYESLYAEYCDTCGEHIGIDQGQMTYEGQHWHASEACFSCACCRLPLLGRPFLPRGGLIFCSRSCSLGDDPDNSDSCDSALQSKSVSHKPIHNPLSSSTPRPQGGTNVTAATSKVSTRKNTVIATSTTAENGGHFAQESKGVHTSFPPIPNGDSPPYGQTHTQHSHLSSKLCPVTNDRAALHCKDQSSISTHHVKRQSDSSYSALEFTVELNGYAEFGPFPPNCTSRGTSTAKDCGSIVDSSCTGISSQLESSDAFDELNDSDSFPPPPPPVFCDPSDSPSPSDSLPVVTEAEDLPTTPVRSSTARVSFREPISCSYSVEEEDWEEEEGADMERREGEDEDEEQEEDEEEAEGSLGHRLRFCTEVPSQMDLLDGSYQRSVHRGSGGHLPMEKRVRRCRGPRSDRPRLETLEWRERDCSRSSSTLDRSRNGSLTLHSTRSRHEDSCSTCSSSSDSEEEGYFLGQRIPLPPQLTGGERAGEGQKEDEDKSRRGSFRRRTRSLSRKDKDKNCILS
- the prickle3 gene encoding prickle planar cell polarity protein 3 isoform X1, with product MFTRGSKKRRSNRSTEDEDPDRGQPCMRCGEQCPGFRMHGWRKICVHCKCVREEHVVRSVPGQLERMMMKLVSDFQRHSISDDDSGCASEEYAWVPPGIKPEQVYQYFSCIPEDKVPYVNSPGERYRIKQLLHQLPAHDSEPQYCNSLDDEEKKELRLFSQQRKRENLGRGIVRLFPVTMTGAICQQCGRQICGGDIAVFASRAGHGSCWHPQCFQCASCNELLVDLIYFYQEGHIYCGRHHAERIKPRCQACDEIIFADECTEAEGRHWHMKHFCCFECETALGGQRYIMRESRPYCCCCYESLYAEYCDTCGEHIGIDQGQMTYEGQHWHASEACFSCACCRLPLLGRPFLPRGGLIFCSRSCSLGDDPDNSDSCDSALQSKSVSHKPIHNPLSSSTPRPQGGTNVTAATSKVSTRKNTVIATSTTAENGGHFAQESKGVHTSFPPIPNGDSPPYGQTHTQHSHLSSKLCPVTNDRAALHCKDQSSISTHHVKRQSDSSYSALEFTVELNGYAEFGPFPPNCTSRGTSTAKDCGSIVDSSCTGISSQLESSDAFDELNDSDSFPPPPPPVFCDPSDSPSPSDSLPVVTEAEDLPTTPVRSSTARVSFREPISCSYSVEEEDWEEEEGADMERREGEDEDEEQEEDEEEAEGSLGHRLRFCTEVPSQMDLLDGSYQRSVHRGSGGHLPMEKRVRRCRGPRSDRPRLETLEWRERDCSRSSSTLDRSRNGSLTLHSTRSRHEDSCSTCSSSSDSEEEGYFLGQRIPLPPQLTGGERAGEGQKEDEDKSRRGSFRRRTRSLSRKDKDKNCILS